CCGCGATCGCGCGGCGGGCGGTGGGTTGCGGCCGATAACGCGCCGCCGGCAGCGCTTTTCCCCGCAACTTCAGATGCGTACGGGTGAGCCCCCGGCCGTCCTGCGCCGGGAGCACCCCCGCATACCGCGGTGCGGCGGTGGCGTGCGGCCGCGGCTCTGCCTCGGCCGGGCTGGTGAGAAGCGGGGTCAGGGCCACGAATACCGCGACGCTGGCAAAACCGGTGCGATTCACGAAGCGGACGTTACCTGCATAAAGGTGCGAATGACCCCAACACGCGCAGTCGATCATGAACACCGGCCACCTCTCAGGATGGCACCGCACTGGCCACGCCGACCCGGAATCGATCAGGTCACCTCGCGCCGCAACACCCGGACCGCCCCGGCGGCCAGCGGCAGCAGCACCCACACCGCGACCGAGACGCCGAGCCGGGCCCACTCGCCGGAGGTCATGTCCGGTTCGGACAACGGGGTCGTGGTCACGTTGATGTCCAGCCACCCGGACGCCGACTTCAGCCCCTTGACCATGCCGCCGAGCACCGACCAGATCATCGGCAGCGCGAAGTAGAGCACGATGGCCAGGGGAGTGTTCTGCAGCAGCGCGCCGAACCCGATCCCCATCAGCACGAAGATCACCTGAAGCAGCAGCCCCTGCCAGAGCAGCGACGCGTCCACGTGCCAGGAGCCGTCGCCGCCGGCCGCCCGGCCGATGACGTTGGCGACCGCGCTGAGCGCCGCGGTCGCCACGGTGGCCGCGACGGCGATCAGCACGCCGGCGGCGATCTTCGCGAGCAGCACCCGGCTCCGCGCCGGCACCAGGGTGAACGTGGCGAGCGCGGTGCGCTGCGACCACTCGCTGGTGATCGACAGGGTGCCCAGCACCGGCAGCAGCACCGCGGACGGCACCAGGCCGAAGGCGAAGAAGTCGCCGAAGGTCATCTGCTCGTCCGGCGCCCATCCCAGGATCACCGCCGAGGTGCCGGCGGTGGCCAGCCCGACCACCACCAGCAGCCAGAAGCCGGCTCGGGTGTCGGCGAGTTTGCGCAGCTCGACCACGGTGAGCCGGGTCGGCGGCAGGGATGCGGTGACGGTCATCGCGCTACTTCCTCAAGGTCGGCGCCGCTGGTCAGGCGCAGGAACATCTCCTCCAGGCCACCGGCGCCGGCCGGCCGCAGCTCCAGCAGCACCACCCCGGCCCCGGCCGCGGCCCGGGCGATCGCCGCCGGCTCGGCCGGTACCAGCACCGTGCCGTCCGCCGAGCGGGTGCCGGCCAGGTCCAGCGTCCGCAGCACCGCGTCGAAGGCCGCCGGGTCCGCCGGCCGGACCACCGTCCCGGCCGCGCTGAGCAGCGCGTTCTTGTCACCCTGGGTGAGGATGCGGCCCTTGCCGATCACCACCAGGCGGTCGGCGACCGCCTCCACCTCGCGCAGCAGATGCGAGGAGAGCAGCACCGTGCCGCCGCGGTCGGCGAACTCCCGCAGCAGCCCGCGCATCCAGTAGATGCCCTCCGGGTCCAGCCCGTTGGCCGGCTCGTCCAGGATCAGCACCGCCGGGTCGCCGAGCATGGCGTAGGCCAGCCCGAGCCGCTGTCGCATGCCCAGCGAGTAGGCACGCAACCGGCGCTTGCCGGCCGTGGCGTCCAGCCCGACGCGGGTGAGCCGCTCCGGCACCCGGGCGGTGTCCAGGCCCATGGTCAGCGCGGCCAGCGCCAGGGTCTCCCGCCCGGTCCGCCCGGCGTGCTGGGCCGACGCGTCGAGCAGCACGCCCACGTGCCGTCCCGGGTTGCCCAGCTGCCGGTAGGGCCGGCCGCACACGGTGGCCGAGCCGGCGGTCGGCGGGGTCAGGCCGCAGATCATCCGCAGGGTGGTGGACTTGCCGGCGCCGTTCGGGCCGAGGAAGCCGGTGACGGTGCCGGGCTCGCAGGTGAACGACACGTCATCGACGGCACGCTGGTCGCCGTACCGTTTGGTGAGGTTCTCAACCGCAATCATGGCCTTAGCCTGCGGGGCGGCCGGCGGCCGCCGCTTCGGCCGTCGGTCGACACCCGGAAACCTTCGGCTACCGGCCGATTACGACTTTGGTCGGTATCGGGCGTCGTCGAGGTACTCGTAGAGTCGACGTGTGGGAACGGTGGAGATGAGCTGGCTGCTGCCGGCCGCGTTGTCCGCCGAGCCGGACGCGCCGGCCCGCCGCTCCACCCGCGACTGGGTCGTCGACAGCCTCTGCTTCGTGCTCGGTTTCGGCTTCACCGTGCTCGCCACGGCCGACCTGCTCGGGTGGCGCACCGGCGTGGTCCGCGAGTGGTACCCCGACGCCGGCTGGGTGATCTGGATCGACGGGCTGCTCAGCGGCATCGCCGGGATCGGCCTGTGGTGGCGCCGCCGCTTCCTCCGGCAGCTGGCGCTCCTGGCCCTCGTGCTCTCCACGTTCAGCGTGGCCGGCGCGGTGACCCTGATGATCATGATGCTCACGGTGGCGGTGCACTGCCGGTTCCCGGTGCTCGCCGCCTACGTCACGGCCGGCGCCGCGACCAACCTGATCTTCGCGGCGATCCGGCCGGACCGCACCAGCGGCTACTGGGAGACCGTGTGGTGGGGCGTGACGATCGTGGTGATCATCTCGCTCTGGGGGATGGTCGTCCGGGCCCGCCGCGAGCTGCTCGCCTCCTGGCGCGAGCGGGCCGCCCGCGCCGAGGCCGAGCAGCAGCTGCGCGTCGAGCAGGCCCGCACGCTGGAGCGCACCCGGATCGCCCGGGAGATGCACGACGTGCTGGCGCACCGAATCTCCCTGCTCAGCCTGCACGCCGGCGCCCTCGAGTTCCGGCCGGACGCGCCACCCGCGGAGATCGCCGGGGCCGCCTCGGTGGTCCGGGCCACCGCTCACCAGGCGTTGCAGGACCTGCGCGCGGTGATCGGCGTGCTGCGTGCCGGGCCGGCCGGCGCGGACGCCGCCCCGGAGCGGCCCCAGCCCACGCTGAGCGGGTTGCCCGCGCTGGCCGGCGAGGCGCGCCTGGCCGGTGACAAGGTCGACCTCGACATCCGGGTCGACCTCGGCGAGGTGCCCGCCGGGACCG
This window of the Actinoplanes oblitus genome carries:
- a CDS encoding sensor histidine kinase → MSWLLPAALSAEPDAPARRSTRDWVVDSLCFVLGFGFTVLATADLLGWRTGVVREWYPDAGWVIWIDGLLSGIAGIGLWWRRRFLRQLALLALVLSTFSVAGAVTLMIMMLTVAVHCRFPVLAAYVTAGAATNLIFAAIRPDRTSGYWETVWWGVTIVVIISLWGMVVRARRELLASWRERAARAEAEQQLRVEQARTLERTRIAREMHDVLAHRISLLSLHAGALEFRPDAPPAEIAGAASVVRATAHQALQDLRAVIGVLRAGPAGADAAPERPQPTLSGLPALAGEARLAGDKVDLDIRVDLGEVPAGTGRTAYRIIQEGLTNARKHAPGAAVRVTVGGACGAGLHIEVANPLPVGIPRRPPIPGTGVGLIGLAERATLAGGSLTHGPDGAEFRLTAHLPWAATR
- a CDS encoding ABC transporter permease, coding for MTVTASLPPTRLTVVELRKLADTRAGFWLLVVVGLATAGTSAVILGWAPDEQMTFGDFFAFGLVPSAVLLPVLGTLSITSEWSQRTALATFTLVPARSRVLLAKIAAGVLIAVAATVATAALSAVANVIGRAAGGDGSWHVDASLLWQGLLLQVIFVLMGIGFGALLQNTPLAIVLYFALPMIWSVLGGMVKGLKSASGWLDINVTTTPLSEPDMTSGEWARLGVSVAVWVLLPLAAGAVRVLRREVT
- a CDS encoding ABC transporter ATP-binding protein — its product is MIAVENLTKRYGDQRAVDDVSFTCEPGTVTGFLGPNGAGKSTTLRMICGLTPPTAGSATVCGRPYRQLGNPGRHVGVLLDASAQHAGRTGRETLALAALTMGLDTARVPERLTRVGLDATAGKRRLRAYSLGMRQRLGLAYAMLGDPAVLILDEPANGLDPEGIYWMRGLLREFADRGGTVLLSSHLLREVEAVADRLVVIGKGRILTQGDKNALLSAAGTVVRPADPAAFDAVLRTLDLAGTRSADGTVLVPAEPAAIARAAAGAGVVLLELRPAGAGGLEEMFLRLTSGADLEEVAR